In Helianthus annuus cultivar XRQ/B chromosome 3, HanXRQr2.0-SUNRISE, whole genome shotgun sequence, a single window of DNA contains:
- the LOC110931899 gene encoding subtilisin-like protease SBT3, with product MTQSMNLRFFFFILTLTVIPFTRSSSSDDYQPYIVLMDKSMMPSPFSNHHNWYTSLLSSLSDEEPAKHLYTYNHVMDGFSAVLTKSQLKRLEKMSGHLATFEDQLGQLHTTHTPKFLGLKKHAGLWPISGFGEDMIIGIIDTGIWPESESFHDKGMSEIPSRWRGACEAENFCNKKLIGARSFSQGMKHLKENISTTDDYDSPRDFEGHGTHTSSTAAGNRVQSADYFGYAKGTATGIAPKARLAMYKVLFLDSSYDAAASDTLAGMDQAIEDGVDLMSLSLGFDETPFYQNPIAIGAFAAMEKGIFVSCSAGNAGPHRYTMLNGAPWITTVGAGTIDRDFVAYVTPGDQNYGILIGKSVFPQNLLVEGVPIYYGYGNKSKEACDDGSLDPKDVQGKYIFCDGMSQTELETSGAAGAIFISEYDDSKFLRPKDFNLPYVVLEPKVGHRLKNYIINTKNASISVKYGETLLGVKPAPQVADFSSRGPNRRSPWILKPDLLAPGVNILAAWAPNRASAPIGDDYLLSDYKLVSGTSMASPHVVGIASLLKSTHHDWSPAAIRSAMMTTTDILDNNGSIILDMNFGEPGTPLEYGAGHVNPNNAMDPGLIYDIKPQDYINYLCAMNYTRHQIQIFSKKSEIYCSNATLDLNYPSFMLVLNNTNTTRSTFQRVLTNVGTSSSSYRAVVDTPPTGMNVVVQPSVISFEGKYSTAKFEVTVDVDITDAPPTYYGYFGNCGYLSWFEVNGSHVVRSPIVSAIASSRPPLGA from the exons ATGACACAATCTATGAATCTTCgtttcttcttttttattttaactCTGACTGTCATACCATTTACAAGATCATCTTCATCAGATGACTATCAACCTTACATTGTTCTTATGGACAAATCAATGATGCCATCACCCTTCTCTAATCACCACAATTGGTACACGTCTTTACTTTCATCATTATCAGATGAAGAACCTGCAAAGCATCTCTACACATATAACCATGTGATGGACGGTTTCAGTGCCGTGCTCACAAAATCGCAACTCAAGCGGCTTGAAAAGATGTCAGGCCATCTTGCAACATTTGAGGATCAACTTGGACAACTTCACACGACGCATACGCCTAAGTTTTTGGGACTAAAGAAACATGCTGGGTTGTGGCCAATTTCAGGTTTCGGTGAAGATATGATTATTGGCATAATAGACACTGGAATTTGGCCAGAAAGTGAGAGTTTCCATGACAAAGGAATGTCGGAAATACCTTCTCGTTGGCGTGGAGCTTGTGAAGCCGAAAATTTCTGTAATAAAAAGCTTATAGGTGCGCGTTCGTTTAGCCAGGGGATGAAGCATTTAAAGGAAAACATTTCAACAACAGATGACTACGATTCGCCTAGAGATTTCGAAGGACATGGAACACATACATCTTCGACAGCGGCTGGTAATCGAGTACAATCTGCTGATTATTTCGGTTACGCCAAGGGAACAGCTACCGGAATAGCACCAAAAGCGCGGTTAGCCATGTACAAAGTGTTGTTCTTGGACAGCTCATATGATGCAGCAGCAAGTGACACACTAGCTGGAATGGATCAAGCAATAGAAGATGGTGTAGATCTAATGTCATTGTcgttagggttcgacgagacaCCGTTTTACCAAAACCCTATCGCGATTGGAGCGTTTGCAGCTATGGAAAAAGGGATTTTTGTATCTTGTTCAGCTGGTAATGCTGGCCCTCATCGGTACACTATGCTAAATGGAGCTCCATGGATCACCACTGTTGGTGCAGGAACAATAGACCGAGATTTTGTGGCTTATGTTACGCCAG GTGATCAGAATTATGGAATCCTAATTGGGAAATCTGTTTTCCCCCAAAATCTATTGGTAGAGGGGGTTCCTATCTACTATGGATATGGAAACAAAAGCAAAGAAGCTTGTGATGATGGTTCTCTTGATCCCAAAGATGTTCAAGGCAAGTACATTTTCTGTGATGGAATGTCACAAACTGAATTGGAAACTAGTGGAGCTGCTGGAGCTATCTTCATTTCAGAGTATGACGACAGTAAATTTCTCCGGCCGAAAGACTTCAATCTGCCGTATGTTGTGCTCGAACCGAAGGTCGGTCATCGGTTAAAAAATTACATAATCAACACAAAAAACGCAAGTATTAGCGTCAAGTATGGTGAAACCTTATTAGGTGTTAAGCCAGCTCCACAAGTAGCAGACTTCTCCTCAAGAGGACCCAACAGGCGATCTCCATGGATCTTAAAACCAGATCTCTTGGCTCCGGGAGTCAATATCCTCGCCGCATGGGCGCCGAATAGAGCAAGTGCACCAATCGGAGATGATTATTTGCTCAGTGATTACAAACTCGTATCCGGCACATCCATGGCTTCGCCACATGTCGTTGGCATCGCTTCTTTACTGAAATCAACCCATCATGATTGGAGCCCGGCTGCAATTCGATCTGCGATGATGACAACAACTGATATTCTTGACAATAATGGAAGCATAATCCTAGACATGAACTTCGGCGAACCAG GTACCCCTCTGGAATACGGTGCTGGCCATGTTAACCCAAACAATGCCATGGACCCTGGGCTGATTTATGACATCAAACCACAAGACTACATCAACTATCTCTGTGCAATGAACTACACAAGACACCAAatccaaattttttcaaaaaaatctgAGATTTATTGTTCAAATGCTACTCTTGATCTTAACTACCCTTCGTTTATGCTGGTCTTAAACAACACTAACACCACGCGTTCCACCTTTCAAAGAGTTTTAACAAATGTCGGGACGTCAAGTTCTTCATATCGAGCAGTGGTGGATACTCCTCCCACAGGTATGAACGTTGTTGTCCAGCCTTCAGTGATCTCTTTTGAAGGGAAATACAGTACAGCTAAGTTTGAGGTGACTGTTGATGTTGACATAACTGATGCTCCTCCGACCTATTATGGGTATTTTGGTAACTGTGGATACCTAAGCTGGTTCGAGGTAAATGGAAGTCATGTTGTTAGAAGTCCGATCGTATCTGCAATCGCGTCTTCCAGACCCCCCTTAGGTGCATAA